The genome window CAAACATTTGAAGTTCTTAAGCACTGCAGCCTGAGAActgtatttaagaaaatactgtcCTTCTTGCTCTTTTGTAGAGAATAAGGGACACAGTTGGAACTAGAAACCCAGTTAGGAGGCAGCTGCAGTAATCCAGGAGAGAATTAAAGGTGGGAGTAACCTAAGGAAATAGCAGTGGAAACAGTAAAGCAAACCTAAGAGGTATGAAGAAGGGGGACTCGATAGGACTTTGTGACGACATGGATATGGAAATAAAGGGGACACAAGGGAATCAACCCTAACTCCCAAGTTCCTAGTTTAGGCAACTGGATAGATGATGATGCCATTTTCTgagaatgagagagggagagaagtggaGTAGGCTGGACATGTTGAGCTTGATCAGTGTAAGATAATCAAGTGGAGATGTCCGGTAGATGCTGGTACATAACGGTCCGGAGTTCAAAGGAGAAAATGGCCAAAATAAAGATGTGTGAGTAATCTGTATGAATGATGGCAATTTGAACTCCAAGAGTACAAGAGTAGATAAGATTTTCTGCAGGAATAGAACTCCAGAAAATATTTCCCCTCACAGATCAATACTAGTGGGCAAGGACAAAAAAAGGCCATACTCAGAATGTCCTACCCAAATGGAAGACACCaaatcatctggaaaatgaaaatacacacaagcacacatgtatacacagcAAGTATGAAACTCTGTGCCACCAaattccatttagaaaaaaaagtcataaaataatcAGTGTGTTCATTCATTGGTCAAAGCCACAGGAGAACACAGAAGCAGATGTAGAATTCTGAAAAACTGGATTAATTAGTGAAAGTAAGAGAAAACCTAAGGGTGGCAAAAATAAAGTAGCTAAAAATTTGAACCCTGTGCAACCGATGTGAAGTTTGTCAAATTTTTCTCCAGTTTATAAAATGCATGGATTCACATTGTGAtggttttgaaatgaaaaacaccaTCAATCAGATATTTGTAATACCTTCTTGTTTCTATTGCATACTACTTCAAACAGAAGCTGGGAAAAGTAGGGTATCACAGGAGGAAAAGGGCGGAGCCAGGATTTGTTCCCGGGTCTGCCTATCGCTAGCTCAAGCTTCCAaacttccccactccctcccttttACTGTACTAAACCCAGATTCCCCACCAACAATACCAAATCCTATTTCCTTACTCTTATCTCACTTCAATCTAATACGTATCCATATCCGTCCATTTATGTCCTCTATACCCCAAATACTCCGTTGGTCTTAACAGTAGCAGTAGTTATCACTTTTTCTCATCTCTCCCAATTTAAGTTCTACCAGAAACAACCAAGTCCTAAAAAAGAAATtgctaaaaatagaaagaagctGCCAATTGTAAGCAGTAAAACACTGTCTTCTTGCCTCCTCCCCCAGTGTCCTATAGTGAAAATGTTTCATATGGAGCCCAAATTTGAAGGTGGCTAACATGGCCTCAAACAAAGAGAGTTGCTACAGGAGAACTGAATGGGTAGAGAACTGCTCaactggaaaaaagagaaatggccTCTGCCGTATTAGATTAGAATCCGGTTCTAGGATGTGTGCAGTAAATATTTGATTACAACACAAAATTTTAACTATCCTAGTTTTTCATTAattactattataaaaaaaagagtTGGATGTCATATTAAGTTTTAAAGGATAGTCAATTTCAAAAGACACTCATTTTATTAATTCAGCAACATCACTGCTTATTATATGCTAAGAAAGGGCTTGACACAGTTAAGGTTAAACTAACCTTTTCTTTGATCTGCCATGATGAGTTTCCTTCTGGGTACTTCCTTTTCCCCCACTGCAGTATGACCATTCCACGAGACTGAAGCAGACTGCCACACACGTCCCTCATTAACTTGGATACACACGAGAGCTGGCATAGGCTGAAGCCATCGAGAAACCCCGCAATATGTTGCAGAACCTCAAAAGGAAGACTACTCAGATGGTCACTATGTAATCCCAACACACAATTTCTAGCAGGCTCTACTAATACTGTAGAGACACATGGCTGAACTCCAAATGACCGCAAATGGCGGTCATGTATAATCTTTGCTCCTTGTGTTGATGGACAAAATCTACGCTGAGAATAGGTACAACCATAATATGCTAAAGGACACCTCTGTTCCATCCAGCCATTGAGTCCAGCATGAATGTCACCATGCACGttcttaaaatgtgaagaaaattctCTTCTTCTAAATAACTGTCcacaaacaaatgtaaacattGAACGCTGCTTGGGCTGGTACCTAGCGACACATTCCAACACTAAATCCAGCCCAAGCGTCTGAAAAGGACTTGGATTTGAAAGCTGTGGGTTGGCATGGTCAcaagctgaagctgaagctatTTCCCCAACCATTGTATTTGTAGCTAAAATTGCAGATGGAAGTGAAAAAGTCTGAGTCCCAAAGTCAATGTGATAAACATCGACCATGCGACTATCAGATATACCCCTCCCACCTGGAGAATCTCCTAGACAAAACAGTAAGGCTGCTGTGATTAGATCTATTCCTTGGAGGCCCATTGGATCTTCTGCCACTTCCAAATCTGATGTATCTACTGCTTTGTCTTCCTTTGGTTTAGTCCAACATGAATTAGAAAGAAATTTGAATGAAGGAGGATGACTGAAAGATAAGACATCCACATTCCTCAAGTCCCCTAAGTCTACTTTCCTCCAACACAATTCCTCATCCTCACCATCAGGCATGAGGATTCGCTGAACTGTGCCGTTAGGCAAAGCATTAGATGGGATCACTTCCCTAAGTCGTGCTGCTACTGAAAGTGAACTGGAAGGTTGGGAAGTGCCATCTGACGCGACACATTCTCCATTCGTTAAGTTACTTTGTTTTGAATCATCATGTGAATTCTGGTTCTGGTCTATGACCtgtgtacatatattttccaAAGGAAAGCCATTACAAAGAGCAGAAGTGCCATGAGAACTGGTATTCAAGTCACATAATAAATCACTTGAACCATTTTGTTCAGACGGGGCATTCTGACGTGCGTTGTTATGGTCAATTCCACCTACTGCTCCCATCTCATCCTCGTGAAGATGGTCCTGGTCTTTCAAGTTTCTATTCTGTAAGCTTTCTCTGGCATTTTGctcttcattcatttcatttgggGAAGCACTTAACATGCCAATGTCTCTTGTGGCGGTATTCAGGATATCTAAAGCAGCAGCCAAACTTCTGGTTGTTTCTACAGTAG of Rhinolophus sinicus isolate RSC01 linkage group LG05, ASM3656204v1, whole genome shotgun sequence contains these proteins:
- the FBXO30 gene encoding F-box only protein 30; protein product: MEAELQHSHCVNCVSRRCMTRPEPGISCDLIGCPLVCGAVFHSCKADEHRLLCPFERVPCLNSDFGCPFTMARNKVAEHLETCPASVVCCTMEWNRWPVSYADRKSYENLSRDVDEVAQLDMALALQDQRMLLESLKVATMMSKATDKVSEPREQISVKSNVPEIPHANGLVSVDEESYGALYQATVETTRSLAAALDILNTATRDIGMLSASPNEMNEEQNARESLQNRNLKDQDHLHEDEMGAVGGIDHNNARQNAPSEQNGSSDLLCDLNTSSHGTSALCNGFPLENICTQVIDQNQNSHDDSKQSNLTNGECVASDGTSQPSSSLSVAARLREVIPSNALPNGTVQRILMPDGEDEELCWRKVDLGDLRNVDVLSFSHPPSFKFLSNSCWTKPKEDKAVDTSDLEVAEDPMGLQGIDLITAALLFCLGDSPGGRGISDSRMVDVYHIDFGTQTFSLPSAILATNTMVGEIASASACDHANPQLSNPSPFQTLGLDLVLECVARYQPKQRSMFTFVCGQLFRRREFSSHFKNVHGDIHAGLNGWMEQRCPLAYYGCTYSQRRFCPSTQGAKIIHDRHLRSFGVQPCVSTVLVEPARNCVLGLHSDHLSSLPFEVLQHIAGFLDGFSLCQLSCVSKLMRDVCGSLLQSRGMVILQWGKRKYPEGNSSWQIKEKVWRFSTAFCSVNEWKFADILSMADHLKKCSYNIVEKREEAIPLPCMCVTRELTKEGRSLRSVLKPVL